A region of Pseudopipra pipra isolate bDixPip1 chromosome 10, bDixPip1.hap1, whole genome shotgun sequence DNA encodes the following proteins:
- the KY gene encoding kyphoscoliosis peptidase isoform X1 has translation MGTMDFKTDPSAVTINLLLIVRPEEAASKEKGQREGHKGGGRGAGLEDDGNGNSRSQPPQRRDLNGWRVSGQPWEQTKPKTKPITSGSDKGTQVTVEIHSEDTPLKPIRILSLEKGSQRLPGLRGHNNKGFQGTEAPRPPGAKDLHAYPWDKSSLKSMPVDLQQFKKLDDYALKVNVKSSVEDLVKALLKQARTELEKVRAIWMWICHHIEYDVVGYHNKSQLSSKAEDVLQMGKSICEGYAELFEQMCSIAGVQCKKLSGHAKGYGYKIGQTFTGNSDHAWNAVYIEGRWHLLDSTWGSGSVDDSFTKFTRRYNEFYFLTHPALFINNHFPDNSNWQLLKPTLTLKEFENNMLHSSNFYTLGLLASHPETPIIQTVNGKASVSVDCRSGTLFTFKLKGTDEHGLMTLKKHGMKLDIYPQETGRHKLEIFAKPSKAEASDGVYSCVLEYVVECESVDEAARFPKDLHQPVGPSWFSERQGFLRPSHREPTIHTNDGRCSLTFTLGKDISVLSSLHADGSGLAEDMGRRHIMQIRRGNQIELKVHLPHAGNFVLKIYSKKRSDPGNYDYIFNYLITCLNTEVKWPAFPQSYSKWMEDYEILEPLSGLLPANRNVQFKLKMHGIAKVLVQAENTYPLTHNRGCWEGTCNTSGCREVFVMVHENANHSFYSHVLKYEVETQ, from the exons ATGGGTACCATGGACTTTAAGACAGACCCCAGTGCAGTAACCATCAACCTGCTGCTCATTGTGCGCCCTGAGGAGGCAGCGAGCAAGGAGAAGGGGCAGCGAGAGGGGCACAAGGGAGGCGGCCGAGGCGCAG GTCTGGAGGATGATGGCAATGGAAACAGCAGATCACAGCCACCTCAGAGGAGAGACCTTAACG GCTGGCGTGTCTCcgggcagccctgggagcagacaAAACCCAAGACAAAACCCATCACTTCGGGCTCTGACAAAG GAACCCAAGTGACAGTGGAGATTCATTCTGAGGATACCCCCCTCAAACCCATCAGGATACTCTCCTTGGAAAAAG GTTCCCAGCGGCTTCCTGGCCTGAGAGGACACAACAACAAAG GTTTCCAGGGAACCGAGGCCCCGCGACCACCGGGAGCAAAAGACCTGCACG CGTATCCATGGGACAAATCCTCTTTGAAATCCATGCCAGTAGATCTGCAGCAATTTAAGAAGCTGGATGACTACGCATTAAAA GTGAACGTCAAGAGCAGCGTGGAGGACCTCGTCAAAGCCCTGCTTAAACAAGCCCGGACTGAGCTGGAAAAGGTCCGAGCCATATGGATGTGGATATGCCACCACATAG AATACGACGTCGTGGGCTACCACAACAAAAGCCAGCTGTCGAGCAAGGCCGAGGATGTGCTTCAGATGGGGAAGAGCATTTGCGAGGGCTACGCCGAGCTCTTCGAGCAAATGTGCAG TATTGCAGGGGTCCAGTGCAAGAAGCTGTCGGGACACGCCAAGGGATACGGGTACAAGATCGGGCAGACCTTCACAGGGAACTCTGACCACGCCTGGAACGCTGTCTACATTGAAGGAAGGTGGCATTTGCTGGACAGCACTTGGGGAAGTGGTTCTGTTGATGATTCCTTCACCAAGTTCACCCGCAG gtACAATGAGTTTTACTTTCTGACTCACCCGGCTCTGTTCATTAACAATCACTTCCCAGATAACAGTAACTGGCAGCTCCTGAAACCCACCCTGACGCTGAAGGAATTTGAGAACAACATGCTGCACAGCAGCAACTTCTACACATTGGGCCTGCTGGCCTCGCACCCAGAGACACCCATCATCCAAACAG taAATGGAAAAGCCTCTGTATCCGTGGATTGCCGCTCTGGCACGTTATTTACGTTTAAGCTGAAGGGAACAGATGAACACGGTTTAATGACTTTGAAAAAACACGGAATGAAGCTGGATATCTACCCACAGGAGACAGGGAGGCACAAGCTGGAGATCTTCGCCAAGCCCTCCAAAGCTGAGGCTTCGGACGGTGTCTACAGCTGCGTGTTGGAGTACGTGGTGGAGTGTGAGTCCGTGGACGAGGCCGCGCGCTTCCCAAAGGACCTGCACCAGCCCGTGGGACCCAGCTGGTTCTCGGAGCGCCAGGGCTTCCTGCGGCCGTCCCACCGCGAGCCCACCATCCACACCAACGACGGGCGCTGCTCCCTCACCTTCACCCTGGGCAAGGACATCAGCGTGCTGAGCTCCCTGCACGCCGACGGCAGCGGCCTGGCCGAGGACATGGGCCGGCGGCACATCATGCAAATCCGCCGCGGGAACCAGATCGAGCTCAAGGTCCACCTCCCGCACGCCGGGAACTTTGTGCTGAAAATCTACTCCAAGAAGAGGTCGGATCCCGGTAACTATGACTACATCTTCAACTACCTCATCACGTGCCTGAACACGGAGGTGAAGTGGCCGGCCTTCCCCCAGAGCTACAGCAAGTGGATGGAGGACTACGAAATCCTGGAGCCGCTGTCGGGCCTGCTGCCCGCCAACCGCAACGTCCAGTTCAAACTCAAAATGCACGGCATAGCCAAGGTGCTGGTTCAGGCTGAGAACACTTACCCTCTCACCCACAACAgaggctgctgggagggaaCCTGCAACACCTCGGGGTGCAGAGAGGTGTTTGTGATGGTGCACGAGAACGCCAACCACAGCTTTTACTCACACGTCCTCAAATACGAAGTTGAGACCCAGTAA
- the KY gene encoding kyphoscoliosis peptidase isoform X2, protein MGAVTGQDNQPSSTGLEDDGNGNSRSQPPQRRDLNGWRVSGQPWEQTKPKTKPITSGSDKGTQVTVEIHSEDTPLKPIRILSLEKGSQRLPGLRGHNNKGFQGTEAPRPPGAKDLHAYPWDKSSLKSMPVDLQQFKKLDDYALKVNVKSSVEDLVKALLKQARTELEKVRAIWMWICHHIEYDVVGYHNKSQLSSKAEDVLQMGKSICEGYAELFEQMCSIAGVQCKKLSGHAKGYGYKIGQTFTGNSDHAWNAVYIEGRWHLLDSTWGSGSVDDSFTKFTRRYNEFYFLTHPALFINNHFPDNSNWQLLKPTLTLKEFENNMLHSSNFYTLGLLASHPETPIIQTVNGKASVSVDCRSGTLFTFKLKGTDEHGLMTLKKHGMKLDIYPQETGRHKLEIFAKPSKAEASDGVYSCVLEYVVECESVDEAARFPKDLHQPVGPSWFSERQGFLRPSHREPTIHTNDGRCSLTFTLGKDISVLSSLHADGSGLAEDMGRRHIMQIRRGNQIELKVHLPHAGNFVLKIYSKKRSDPGNYDYIFNYLITCLNTEVKWPAFPQSYSKWMEDYEILEPLSGLLPANRNVQFKLKMHGIAKVLVQAENTYPLTHNRGCWEGTCNTSGCREVFVMVHENANHSFYSHVLKYEVETQ, encoded by the exons GTCTGGAGGATGATGGCAATGGAAACAGCAGATCACAGCCACCTCAGAGGAGAGACCTTAACG GCTGGCGTGTCTCcgggcagccctgggagcagacaAAACCCAAGACAAAACCCATCACTTCGGGCTCTGACAAAG GAACCCAAGTGACAGTGGAGATTCATTCTGAGGATACCCCCCTCAAACCCATCAGGATACTCTCCTTGGAAAAAG GTTCCCAGCGGCTTCCTGGCCTGAGAGGACACAACAACAAAG GTTTCCAGGGAACCGAGGCCCCGCGACCACCGGGAGCAAAAGACCTGCACG CGTATCCATGGGACAAATCCTCTTTGAAATCCATGCCAGTAGATCTGCAGCAATTTAAGAAGCTGGATGACTACGCATTAAAA GTGAACGTCAAGAGCAGCGTGGAGGACCTCGTCAAAGCCCTGCTTAAACAAGCCCGGACTGAGCTGGAAAAGGTCCGAGCCATATGGATGTGGATATGCCACCACATAG AATACGACGTCGTGGGCTACCACAACAAAAGCCAGCTGTCGAGCAAGGCCGAGGATGTGCTTCAGATGGGGAAGAGCATTTGCGAGGGCTACGCCGAGCTCTTCGAGCAAATGTGCAG TATTGCAGGGGTCCAGTGCAAGAAGCTGTCGGGACACGCCAAGGGATACGGGTACAAGATCGGGCAGACCTTCACAGGGAACTCTGACCACGCCTGGAACGCTGTCTACATTGAAGGAAGGTGGCATTTGCTGGACAGCACTTGGGGAAGTGGTTCTGTTGATGATTCCTTCACCAAGTTCACCCGCAG gtACAATGAGTTTTACTTTCTGACTCACCCGGCTCTGTTCATTAACAATCACTTCCCAGATAACAGTAACTGGCAGCTCCTGAAACCCACCCTGACGCTGAAGGAATTTGAGAACAACATGCTGCACAGCAGCAACTTCTACACATTGGGCCTGCTGGCCTCGCACCCAGAGACACCCATCATCCAAACAG taAATGGAAAAGCCTCTGTATCCGTGGATTGCCGCTCTGGCACGTTATTTACGTTTAAGCTGAAGGGAACAGATGAACACGGTTTAATGACTTTGAAAAAACACGGAATGAAGCTGGATATCTACCCACAGGAGACAGGGAGGCACAAGCTGGAGATCTTCGCCAAGCCCTCCAAAGCTGAGGCTTCGGACGGTGTCTACAGCTGCGTGTTGGAGTACGTGGTGGAGTGTGAGTCCGTGGACGAGGCCGCGCGCTTCCCAAAGGACCTGCACCAGCCCGTGGGACCCAGCTGGTTCTCGGAGCGCCAGGGCTTCCTGCGGCCGTCCCACCGCGAGCCCACCATCCACACCAACGACGGGCGCTGCTCCCTCACCTTCACCCTGGGCAAGGACATCAGCGTGCTGAGCTCCCTGCACGCCGACGGCAGCGGCCTGGCCGAGGACATGGGCCGGCGGCACATCATGCAAATCCGCCGCGGGAACCAGATCGAGCTCAAGGTCCACCTCCCGCACGCCGGGAACTTTGTGCTGAAAATCTACTCCAAGAAGAGGTCGGATCCCGGTAACTATGACTACATCTTCAACTACCTCATCACGTGCCTGAACACGGAGGTGAAGTGGCCGGCCTTCCCCCAGAGCTACAGCAAGTGGATGGAGGACTACGAAATCCTGGAGCCGCTGTCGGGCCTGCTGCCCGCCAACCGCAACGTCCAGTTCAAACTCAAAATGCACGGCATAGCCAAGGTGCTGGTTCAGGCTGAGAACACTTACCCTCTCACCCACAACAgaggctgctgggagggaaCCTGCAACACCTCGGGGTGCAGAGAGGTGTTTGTGATGGTGCACGAGAACGCCAACCACAGCTTTTACTCACACGTCCTCAAATACGAAGTTGAGACCCAGTAA